Proteins co-encoded in one Populus trichocarpa isolate Nisqually-1 chromosome 10, P.trichocarpa_v4.1, whole genome shotgun sequence genomic window:
- the LOC7490364 gene encoding BEL1-like homeodomain protein 9 isoform X2, with amino-acid sequence MAQNFEPFHVPQQNRKNKLRVTTQTNQEQQNPPTPLFSRQAPMNPSQSSSFSSLQTLKDMNYQPLTSQGLSLCLSFQLDNQRYNAVSVSGDYTKQNGEMRSSVVPLGPFTGYASILTSSRFLKPAQQILDEICGVINCANANFPLDGLGESEITRESIAFLSGGVEHQWKNSKLILMLDEHFTSLKNALLDKIQFTGRTFADSIVTKEKSPRYGKTERGIGNQNPTLNLNFIQHSVWRSHRGLPDHAVAVLKTWLFEHFLHPYPTDSEKQALAQQTGLSRTQVSNWFINARVRLWKPMVEEVHMLESQQTQAPSETVNQGANMPSDLPLKKQSRATSHQNTNQTTRSRLLNELPDVSKQRQDPVNIYGNNFSGNYHTAGVSGSKGVSLALGLPQNNGIDLSWPLPMSIPHHVNVEMIGMMDSAPATGFELEKQHFGKE; translated from the exons ATGGCACAAAACTTTGAACCCTTTCATGTCCCACAACAGAACAGAAAAAACAAGCTTCGTGTCACCACTCAAACCAACCAAGAACAACAAAACCCACCAACCCCACTATTCTCTAGACAAGCTCCTATGAACCCTTCACAATCTTCTTCGTTCTCTTCACTTCAAACCCTCAAAGACATGAACTACCAGCCCTTAACAAGTCAGGGTTTATCTTTGTGTCTCTCGTTTCAACTCGATAACCAGAGATACAATGCCGTTTCAGTTTCAGGTGATTACACTAAGCAGAATGGTGAAATGAGAAGCTCTGTCGTCCCTCTTGGTCCCTTTACTGGCTACGCTTCAATCTTGACGAGTTCAAGGTTCTTGAAACCTGCACAGCAGATTTTGGACGAAATTTGTGGTGTAATTAATTGTGCGAATGCAAACTTCCCTCTGGATGGTTTGGGTGAAAGTGAAATTACGAGAGAAAGTATTGCTTTTTTAAGTGGCGGGGTGGAGCATCAATGGAAGAATTCAAAGCTAATATTGATGCTGGATGAG CACTTTACTAGCTTGAAGAATGCCCTTTTGGATAAAATTCAGTTCACAGGAAGAACCTTCGCTGATAGTATTGTTACCAAGGAAAAAAGTCCTAGATATGGGAAAACTGAACGAGGCATTGGAAACCAAAATCCAACTCTGAACCTAAACTTTATTCAACATTCTGTTTGGCGATCTCACAGGGGACTTCCTGATCATGCTGTAGCTGTGCTTAAGACATGGTTGTTTGAACACTTCTTACACCC CTACCCTACAGACTCGGAAAAGCAAGCCTTGGCTCAGCAGACAGGTCTATCAAGGACTCAG GTTTCTAATTGGTTTATTAACGCAAGAGTTAGACTTTGGAAGCCAATGGTGGAAGAAGTGCACATGCTTGAATCACAGCAAACTCAAGCCCCATCTGAAACGGTCAACCAGGGTGCCAACATGCCATCTGATTTGCCTCTCAAGAAACAGTCCCGAGCAACCTCGCACCAGAATACAAATCAAACGACACGCTCCCGCTTGCTAAATGAACTTCCTGATGTGTCTAAGCAGAGACAGGACCCAGTAAATATTTATGGCAACAATTTTTCAGGTAATTACCACACTGCTGGTGTTAGTGGAAGCAAAGGTGTTTCATTGGCACTGGGTCTTCCCCAGAATAATGGCATTGATCTATCATGGCCTCTCCCTATGAGCATACCTCACCACGTCAACGTGGAAATGATTGGCATGATGGATTCAGCACCAGCAACAGGTTTTGAACTAGAAAAGCAGCATTTTGGGAAAGAGTAA
- the LOC7490364 gene encoding BEL1-like homeodomain protein 9 isoform X1 — MAQNFEPFHVPQQNRKNKLRVTTQTNQEQQNPPTPLFSRQAPMNPSQSSSFSSLQTLKDMNYQPLTSQGLSLCLSFQLDNQRYNAVSVSGDYTKQNGEMRSSVVPLGPFTGYASILTSSRFLKPAQQILDEICGVINCANANFPLDGLGESEITRESIAFLSGGVEHQWKNSKLILMLDEVYRRYKLYCQQMQSVVASFETVAGLGNAAPYVCYAIKIVLKHFTSLKNALLDKIQFTGRTFADSIVTKEKSPRYGKTERGIGNQNPTLNLNFIQHSVWRSHRGLPDHAVAVLKTWLFEHFLHPYPTDSEKQALAQQTGLSRTQVSNWFINARVRLWKPMVEEVHMLESQQTQAPSETVNQGANMPSDLPLKKQSRATSHQNTNQTTRSRLLNELPDVSKQRQDPVNIYGNNFSGNYHTAGVSGSKGVSLALGLPQNNGIDLSWPLPMSIPHHVNVEMIGMMDSAPATGFELEKQHFGKE; from the exons ATGGCACAAAACTTTGAACCCTTTCATGTCCCACAACAGAACAGAAAAAACAAGCTTCGTGTCACCACTCAAACCAACCAAGAACAACAAAACCCACCAACCCCACTATTCTCTAGACAAGCTCCTATGAACCCTTCACAATCTTCTTCGTTCTCTTCACTTCAAACCCTCAAAGACATGAACTACCAGCCCTTAACAAGTCAGGGTTTATCTTTGTGTCTCTCGTTTCAACTCGATAACCAGAGATACAATGCCGTTTCAGTTTCAGGTGATTACACTAAGCAGAATGGTGAAATGAGAAGCTCTGTCGTCCCTCTTGGTCCCTTTACTGGCTACGCTTCAATCTTGACGAGTTCAAGGTTCTTGAAACCTGCACAGCAGATTTTGGACGAAATTTGTGGTGTAATTAATTGTGCGAATGCAAACTTCCCTCTGGATGGTTTGGGTGAAAGTGAAATTACGAGAGAAAGTATTGCTTTTTTAAGTGGCGGGGTGGAGCATCAATGGAAGAATTCAAAGCTAATATTGATGCTGGATGAG GTATACAGGAGATACAAACTATATTGCCAACAAATGCAGTCAGTTGTTGCATCATTTGAAACTGTTGCTGGTCTTGGAAATGCAGCTCCTTATGTTTGTTATGCaatcaaaattgttttgaagCACTTTACTAGCTTGAAGAATGCCCTTTTGGATAAAATTCAGTTCACAGGAAGAACCTTCGCTGATAGTATTGTTACCAAGGAAAAAAGTCCTAGATATGGGAAAACTGAACGAGGCATTGGAAACCAAAATCCAACTCTGAACCTAAACTTTATTCAACATTCTGTTTGGCGATCTCACAGGGGACTTCCTGATCATGCTGTAGCTGTGCTTAAGACATGGTTGTTTGAACACTTCTTACACCC CTACCCTACAGACTCGGAAAAGCAAGCCTTGGCTCAGCAGACAGGTCTATCAAGGACTCAG GTTTCTAATTGGTTTATTAACGCAAGAGTTAGACTTTGGAAGCCAATGGTGGAAGAAGTGCACATGCTTGAATCACAGCAAACTCAAGCCCCATCTGAAACGGTCAACCAGGGTGCCAACATGCCATCTGATTTGCCTCTCAAGAAACAGTCCCGAGCAACCTCGCACCAGAATACAAATCAAACGACACGCTCCCGCTTGCTAAATGAACTTCCTGATGTGTCTAAGCAGAGACAGGACCCAGTAAATATTTATGGCAACAATTTTTCAGGTAATTACCACACTGCTGGTGTTAGTGGAAGCAAAGGTGTTTCATTGGCACTGGGTCTTCCCCAGAATAATGGCATTGATCTATCATGGCCTCTCCCTATGAGCATACCTCACCACGTCAACGTGGAAATGATTGGCATGATGGATTCAGCACCAGCAACAGGTTTTGAACTAGAAAAGCAGCATTTTGGGAAAGAGTAA
- the LOC7490364 gene encoding BEL1-like homeodomain protein 9 isoform X3 has protein sequence MAQNFEPFHVPQQNRKNKLRVTTQTNQEQQNPPTPLFSRQAPMNPSQSSSFSSLQTLKDMNYQPLTSQGLSLCLSFQLDNQRYNAVSVSGDYTKQNGEMRSSVVPLGPFTGYASILTSSRFLKPAQQILDEICGVINCANANFPLDGLGESEITRESIAFLSGGVEHQWKNSKLILMLDEFTGRTFADSIVTKEKSPRYGKTERGIGNQNPTLNLNFIQHSVWRSHRGLPDHAVAVLKTWLFEHFLHPYPTDSEKQALAQQTGLSRTQVSNWFINARVRLWKPMVEEVHMLESQQTQAPSETVNQGANMPSDLPLKKQSRATSHQNTNQTTRSRLLNELPDVSKQRQDPVNIYGNNFSGNYHTAGVSGSKGVSLALGLPQNNGIDLSWPLPMSIPHHVNVEMIGMMDSAPATGFELEKQHFGKE, from the exons ATGGCACAAAACTTTGAACCCTTTCATGTCCCACAACAGAACAGAAAAAACAAGCTTCGTGTCACCACTCAAACCAACCAAGAACAACAAAACCCACCAACCCCACTATTCTCTAGACAAGCTCCTATGAACCCTTCACAATCTTCTTCGTTCTCTTCACTTCAAACCCTCAAAGACATGAACTACCAGCCCTTAACAAGTCAGGGTTTATCTTTGTGTCTCTCGTTTCAACTCGATAACCAGAGATACAATGCCGTTTCAGTTTCAGGTGATTACACTAAGCAGAATGGTGAAATGAGAAGCTCTGTCGTCCCTCTTGGTCCCTTTACTGGCTACGCTTCAATCTTGACGAGTTCAAGGTTCTTGAAACCTGCACAGCAGATTTTGGACGAAATTTGTGGTGTAATTAATTGTGCGAATGCAAACTTCCCTCTGGATGGTTTGGGTGAAAGTGAAATTACGAGAGAAAGTATTGCTTTTTTAAGTGGCGGGGTGGAGCATCAATGGAAGAATTCAAAGCTAATATTGATGCTGGATGAG TTCACAGGAAGAACCTTCGCTGATAGTATTGTTACCAAGGAAAAAAGTCCTAGATATGGGAAAACTGAACGAGGCATTGGAAACCAAAATCCAACTCTGAACCTAAACTTTATTCAACATTCTGTTTGGCGATCTCACAGGGGACTTCCTGATCATGCTGTAGCTGTGCTTAAGACATGGTTGTTTGAACACTTCTTACACCC CTACCCTACAGACTCGGAAAAGCAAGCCTTGGCTCAGCAGACAGGTCTATCAAGGACTCAG GTTTCTAATTGGTTTATTAACGCAAGAGTTAGACTTTGGAAGCCAATGGTGGAAGAAGTGCACATGCTTGAATCACAGCAAACTCAAGCCCCATCTGAAACGGTCAACCAGGGTGCCAACATGCCATCTGATTTGCCTCTCAAGAAACAGTCCCGAGCAACCTCGCACCAGAATACAAATCAAACGACACGCTCCCGCTTGCTAAATGAACTTCCTGATGTGTCTAAGCAGAGACAGGACCCAGTAAATATTTATGGCAACAATTTTTCAGGTAATTACCACACTGCTGGTGTTAGTGGAAGCAAAGGTGTTTCATTGGCACTGGGTCTTCCCCAGAATAATGGCATTGATCTATCATGGCCTCTCCCTATGAGCATACCTCACCACGTCAACGTGGAAATGATTGGCATGATGGATTCAGCACCAGCAACAGGTTTTGAACTAGAAAAGCAGCATTTTGGGAAAGAGTAA
- the LOC7490365 gene encoding mitochondrial adenine nucleotide transporter ADNT1 isoform X3 — protein MQTEARVGVVVEGGPRALNSQPKQHKPLQQQHQQSQIGTVSQLVAGGVAGALSKTCTAPLARLTILFQVQGMHSDVATLRKASIWHEASRIIREEGFRAFWKGNLVTIAHRLPYSSVNFYAYERYKELLHMIPGLESNRENMGRDLLVHFVGGGLAGITAASATYPLDLVRTRLAAQTNVIYYRGIWHALQTITREESVFGLYKGLGATLLGVGPSIAISFSVYESLRSFWQLHRPHDATVAVSLACGSLSGIASSSVDSIIGWHYSQVN, from the exons ATGCAGACAGAGGCAAGAGTAGGAGTGGTGGTAGAGGGAGGGCCAAGGGCTCTTAATTCACAGCCGAAGCAGCACAAGCCATTGCAGCAACAGCATCAGCAATCGCAGATCGGAACAGTTTCGCAACTTGTAGCTGGTGGAGTTGCGGGTGCACTAAGCAAGACTTGCACTGCACCTCTTGCACGCCTCACCATACTCTTTCAG GTGCAAGGCATGCACTCAGATGTTGCAACATTGAGGAAAGCTAGTATATGGCACGAGGCTTCTCGAATTATTCGAGAGGAAGGATTTAGAGCTTTTTGGAAAGGGAATCTTGTTACAATTGCTCATCGGCTACCTTACTCGTCTGTCAACTTCTATGCATACGAGCGCTATAAAGAG TTGCTACACATGATTCCTGGCCTTGAAAGCAATAGAGAAAACATGGGCAGAGACCTGCTTGTACATTTTGTTGGTGGTGGTTTGGCAGGAATAACAGCAGCGTCTGCTACATATCCATTGGATCTTGTAAGGACACGCCTAGCAGCTCAG ACAAATGTGATCTACTATAGAGGTATTTGGCATGCATTACAAACAATTACCAGAGAAGAAAGTGTTTTTGGCCTCTACAAGGGACTTGGAGCCACACTTTTG GGCGTTGGACCCAGTATAGCTATCAGCTTCTCAGTGTACGAGAGCTTGCGATCATTTTGGCAGTTGCACAG GCCCCATGATGCTACTGTTGCCGTGAGTCTGGCTTGTGGTAGTCTTTCAGGCATTGCATCCTCAAGTG TTGATTCCATAATAGGGTGGCACTACTCCCAGGTGAACTAG
- the LOC7490365 gene encoding uncharacterized protein LOC7490365 isoform X1: MQTEARVGVVVEGGPRALNSQPKQHKPLQQQHQQSQIGTVSQLVAGGVAGALSKTCTAPLARLTILFQVQGMHSDVATLRKASIWHEASRIIREEGFRAFWKGNLVTIAHRLPYSSVNFYAYERYKELLHMIPGLESNRENMGRDLLVHFVGGGLAGITAASATYPLDLVRTRLAAQTNVIYYRGIWHALQTITREESVFGLYKGLGATLLGVGPSIAISFSVYESLRSFWQLHRPHDATVAVSLACGSLSGIASSSATFPLDLVRRRKQLEGAGGRAPVYTTGLLGIFKQIIQTEGFRGLYRGIMPEYYKVVPGVGICFMTYETLKLLLADVTPKL; this comes from the exons ATGCAGACAGAGGCAAGAGTAGGAGTGGTGGTAGAGGGAGGGCCAAGGGCTCTTAATTCACAGCCGAAGCAGCACAAGCCATTGCAGCAACAGCATCAGCAATCGCAGATCGGAACAGTTTCGCAACTTGTAGCTGGTGGAGTTGCGGGTGCACTAAGCAAGACTTGCACTGCACCTCTTGCACGCCTCACCATACTCTTTCAG GTGCAAGGCATGCACTCAGATGTTGCAACATTGAGGAAAGCTAGTATATGGCACGAGGCTTCTCGAATTATTCGAGAGGAAGGATTTAGAGCTTTTTGGAAAGGGAATCTTGTTACAATTGCTCATCGGCTACCTTACTCGTCTGTCAACTTCTATGCATACGAGCGCTATAAAGAG TTGCTACACATGATTCCTGGCCTTGAAAGCAATAGAGAAAACATGGGCAGAGACCTGCTTGTACATTTTGTTGGTGGTGGTTTGGCAGGAATAACAGCAGCGTCTGCTACATATCCATTGGATCTTGTAAGGACACGCCTAGCAGCTCAG ACAAATGTGATCTACTATAGAGGTATTTGGCATGCATTACAAACAATTACCAGAGAAGAAAGTGTTTTTGGCCTCTACAAGGGACTTGGAGCCACACTTTTG GGCGTTGGACCCAGTATAGCTATCAGCTTCTCAGTGTACGAGAGCTTGCGATCATTTTGGCAGTTGCACAG GCCCCATGATGCTACTGTTGCCGTGAGTCTGGCTTGTGGTAGTCTTTCAGGCATTGCATCCTCAAGTG CAACGTTTCCTCTTGATCTTGTGAGACGCCGGAAGCAATTGGAAGGAGCAGGTGGACGGGCTCCTGTTTATACCACAGGTCTTCTTGGTATATTCAAGCAAATAATCCAGACTGAGGGCTTTCGGGGTCTATACAGAGGCATTATGCCTGAATACTACAAGGTTGTGCCTGGTGTTGGTATCTGTTTTATGACGTATGAGACTCTAAAATTGCTTTTAGCAGATGTTACTCCCAAATTATAG
- the LOC7490365 gene encoding uncharacterized protein LOC7490365 isoform X2, with product MQTEARVGVVVEGGPRALNSQPKQHKPLQQQHQQSQIGTVSQLVAGGVAGALSKTCTAPLARLTILFQVQGMHSDVATLRKASIWHEASRIIREEGFRAFWKGNLVTIAHRLPYSSVNFYAYERYKELLHMIPGLESNRENMGRDLLVHFVGGGLAGITAASATYPLDLVRTRLAAQTNVIYYRGIWHALQTITREESVFGLYKGLGATLLGVGPSIAISFSVYESLRSFWQLHRPHDATVAVSLACGSLSGIASSSAVYYALDAEKQGVVQALH from the exons ATGCAGACAGAGGCAAGAGTAGGAGTGGTGGTAGAGGGAGGGCCAAGGGCTCTTAATTCACAGCCGAAGCAGCACAAGCCATTGCAGCAACAGCATCAGCAATCGCAGATCGGAACAGTTTCGCAACTTGTAGCTGGTGGAGTTGCGGGTGCACTAAGCAAGACTTGCACTGCACCTCTTGCACGCCTCACCATACTCTTTCAG GTGCAAGGCATGCACTCAGATGTTGCAACATTGAGGAAAGCTAGTATATGGCACGAGGCTTCTCGAATTATTCGAGAGGAAGGATTTAGAGCTTTTTGGAAAGGGAATCTTGTTACAATTGCTCATCGGCTACCTTACTCGTCTGTCAACTTCTATGCATACGAGCGCTATAAAGAG TTGCTACACATGATTCCTGGCCTTGAAAGCAATAGAGAAAACATGGGCAGAGACCTGCTTGTACATTTTGTTGGTGGTGGTTTGGCAGGAATAACAGCAGCGTCTGCTACATATCCATTGGATCTTGTAAGGACACGCCTAGCAGCTCAG ACAAATGTGATCTACTATAGAGGTATTTGGCATGCATTACAAACAATTACCAGAGAAGAAAGTGTTTTTGGCCTCTACAAGGGACTTGGAGCCACACTTTTG GGCGTTGGACCCAGTATAGCTATCAGCTTCTCAGTGTACGAGAGCTTGCGATCATTTTGGCAGTTGCACAG GCCCCATGATGCTACTGTTGCCGTGAGTCTGGCTTGTGGTAGTCTTTCAGGCATTGCATCCTCAAGTG CTGTTTACTATGCTCTTGATGCAGAGAAGCAGGGTGTGGTGCAGGCTCTGCATTAA
- the LOC7490365 gene encoding uncharacterized protein LOC7490365 isoform X4: MQTEARVGVVVEGGPRALNSQPKQHKPLQQQHQQSQIGTVSQLVAGGVAGALSKTCTAPLARLTILFQVQGMHSDVATLRKASIWHEASRIIREEGFRAFWKGNLVTIAHRLPYSSVNFYAYERYKELLHMIPGLESNRENMGRDLLVHFVGGGLAGITAASATYPLDLVRTRLAAQTNVIYYRGIWHALQTITREESVFGLYKGLGATLLGVGPSIAISFSVYESLRSFWQLHRPHDATVAVSLACGSLSGIASSSEKQGVVQALH; this comes from the exons ATGCAGACAGAGGCAAGAGTAGGAGTGGTGGTAGAGGGAGGGCCAAGGGCTCTTAATTCACAGCCGAAGCAGCACAAGCCATTGCAGCAACAGCATCAGCAATCGCAGATCGGAACAGTTTCGCAACTTGTAGCTGGTGGAGTTGCGGGTGCACTAAGCAAGACTTGCACTGCACCTCTTGCACGCCTCACCATACTCTTTCAG GTGCAAGGCATGCACTCAGATGTTGCAACATTGAGGAAAGCTAGTATATGGCACGAGGCTTCTCGAATTATTCGAGAGGAAGGATTTAGAGCTTTTTGGAAAGGGAATCTTGTTACAATTGCTCATCGGCTACCTTACTCGTCTGTCAACTTCTATGCATACGAGCGCTATAAAGAG TTGCTACACATGATTCCTGGCCTTGAAAGCAATAGAGAAAACATGGGCAGAGACCTGCTTGTACATTTTGTTGGTGGTGGTTTGGCAGGAATAACAGCAGCGTCTGCTACATATCCATTGGATCTTGTAAGGACACGCCTAGCAGCTCAG ACAAATGTGATCTACTATAGAGGTATTTGGCATGCATTACAAACAATTACCAGAGAAGAAAGTGTTTTTGGCCTCTACAAGGGACTTGGAGCCACACTTTTG GGCGTTGGACCCAGTATAGCTATCAGCTTCTCAGTGTACGAGAGCTTGCGATCATTTTGGCAGTTGCACAG GCCCCATGATGCTACTGTTGCCGTGAGTCTGGCTTGTGGTAGTCTTTCAGGCATTGCATCCTCAAGTG AGAAGCAGGGTGTGGTGCAGGCTCTGCATTAA